GCGTTCACCAGCTGGCGGACGCTGGATCCGGAGATTCACCTCGCCCCGGTGGACGGCGGCCCGGTCCGCCAGCTCAGCCACTGGGGTTCCTACGACACCAGGGTCTGCGGCTGGACACCGGACGACGGCCCCGGCGTCAGCCGCGTCCTGGCCGTGGGGTCGCACAATCAGCCGTTCTCGCACTTCACCTGGGCCTACACGGTGCCGGTCGAGGGCGGTCCCGGCGAGCAGCTCCCGTGGGGGCCGGTGGCCGACATCGCGGTCAACGGCTGCGGCGGCGAGCGGCGCACGCTGCTGCTGACCGGGAAGGCGCCGCACGAGCCGGCCGACTGGAAGCGCTACCGCGGTGGCGCGATGGGCAAGCTGTGGCTGCACGGGCAGCGGCTGCTGCCGGACCTGAAGGGCCACCTCGACAGCCCGATGTTCGTCGGTGACCGGATCGCCTTCCTTTCCGACCACGAGGGAGTGGGGAACCTCTATTCCTGCCGCCCGGACGGTTCGGAGCTGTGGCGGCACAGCGATCACGACGCCTTCTACGCCCGGCACGCCGCGACGGACGGGCGGCGGGTGATCTACCAGTGCGGCGGGGATCTGTGGCTCGCGGAGAACCTCGCGCCCGGTTCCGTCCCCCGTCGGCTCAACGTGCGGCTCGGCGGGCCGCGCACCGGCCGCCGCCCGTACCAGGTGCGGACCTCGGGCACCATCGACGCGCTCACCGTGGACGCCACCGGCCGGGCCAGCGCGCTGAGCGTGCGGGGCGCGCTGTACTGGCTCACCCACCGCGACGGGCCGGCGCGTGCCCTCGCCGCCACGCCGGGCGTGCGGGTGCGGTCGCCGGAGATGCTCGGGGACACCGGGCGGATCGCGTACGTCACGGACGCGGCGGGCGAGGACAGCATCGAGATCGCCTACCTGCCCCGGGCCAGCGGCGGACAGGACCCGCGCCGGCTCGGGCTGTCCCCCGGGGCGCTGGGCCGGGTGCTGGAGCTGACCGCGTCGCCGGACGGCCAGACGCTGGCGGTGGCCACGCACGACGGACGGCTGCTCGTCATCGGCGTGCCGGAGACCCCGGCGCTGCCGGAGGACGAGCCGGAGGACGGGCCGGAGGACGAGCCGGGGGGCGAGCCGGAGGAGGCGGCCGGAGAGGGAGAGGCCGAGGAGACCGAGGGGCCTGAAGAGGAGACCCGGGAGACCGAGGGGGCCGGGGAAGCCGGGGAAGCCGGGGAGACCCGGCAGACCGAGGGGGCCGGGGACGGTGCGGTGTCCGCCGAGGGTGAGGTCCGGGAGCTGATCCGGTCGGTGAACGGGCCGGTGCGGGATCTCGCGTTCTCGCCCGACTCCGCCTGGCTGACCTGGGCGCACCCGGGCATCGGGCGGTCGCTCAGCCAGATCAAGATCGCGCGCCTGACGTCCGCCGAACCGGTGATCCTCGATGTCACGGACGGCCGTTTCGAGGACGAGGAGCCGGTGTTCACCCGGGACGGCCGGTATCTGGCGTTCTTGTCCTGGCGCGGCTTCGACCCGGTCTACGACGTGCACACCGGCGACCTGTCGTTCCCGCTGGGCTGCCGGCCGTATCTGGTCCCGCTCTCCTCCGCGACCCGCTCACCGTTCGCCATCACGCCCGAGGGCCGGCCGGCGGCCGGCGGGCTGGATCCGGCCGACACGGGCGGGGAGGAGGGCGCGGTGCTGGTGGAGGCCGAGGGGCTGAGCAGCCGCGTGACGCCGTTCCCGGTGGCGGCCTCGAAGTACTCCTCGCTCCAACCGGTCAGCGGTGGCGGCCTGGTGTGGCTGCGCTGGCCGATCTCGGGCGCGCTGGGCGAGACGTTCGTCAATCCCGACGACACCTCGGGGAAGCCGACGCTGGAGCACTTCGACCTGGCCAAGGCCAAACGGACCGAACTCACCGACGACGTGGACTGGTTCGCGCCCAGCGGTGACGGGACGCGGCTGGTGGTGTGCGAGGACGAGAACCTGCGGGCGGTGCCGGCCGCCGAGAGCGGCGACAGCGACTCGACGGTCCATGTCGACCTGCGGCGGATCGTGCATGTCGCGGACCCGGCCGCCGAGTGGCGGCAGGCGTTCGACGAGGCGGGCCGGATCGTCCGGGACTACTTCTGGGAGCCGGGGATGTGCGGCGTGGACTGGCCGACGGTGCTCGCCCAGTACCGGCCGCTGGTCGAACGGGTCGCCAGCCCCGACGAGTTCGCCGATCTGCTCTGGGAAACGCTGGGCGAGCTGGGCACGTCGCACGCCTACGTGTACTCCGCGCGCCGCGACGAGGGCCCGCCGCACTATCAGCGGGCGCAGGGCCTGCTGGGCGTCAACTTCGCCCGCACCAAGGACCGTTCCTGGCAGGTCGCGCGGGTGCTGCCGGGTGACTCCTCGGACACCAAAGCGCGATCTCCGCTGGCCGGCAGCGGCGTTCGCGAGGGCGCGGTACTGACGCACGTCGGCGGGCGGCCCGTTGACCCGGACGCCGGGCCATGGCCGCTGCTGGCGGGCACCGGGGGCACCAGCGTGGAGCTGACGTTCGCCGAGGAGGACGGGCGGCGGCGCCGGATCGCGGTGGTGCCGCTGGTGGACGACCGGCCGCTGCGCTACCAGGACTGGGTGACCAGGCGGCGCGAGGTGGTGCGGGAGCTGAGCGAGGGCCGGTGCGGGTATGTGCACATCCCGGATATGGGTGGCTCGGGGTGGGCCCAGTTC
Above is a window of Streptomyces sp. NBC_01803 DNA encoding:
- a CDS encoding S41 family peptidase, producing MSDESNSSAVPPKQSEECDGYLRFPHLHGELLCFVAEDDLWLAPLPTADRDVPRAWRLTADRTRVGPPRFSPDGRHIAFTSWRTLDPEIHLAPVDGGPVRQLSHWGSYDTRVCGWTPDDGPGVSRVLAVGSHNQPFSHFTWAYTVPVEGGPGEQLPWGPVADIAVNGCGGERRTLLLTGKAPHEPADWKRYRGGAMGKLWLHGQRLLPDLKGHLDSPMFVGDRIAFLSDHEGVGNLYSCRPDGSELWRHSDHDAFYARHAATDGRRVIYQCGGDLWLAENLAPGSVPRRLNVRLGGPRTGRRPYQVRTSGTIDALTVDATGRASALSVRGALYWLTHRDGPARALAATPGVRVRSPEMLGDTGRIAYVTDAAGEDSIEIAYLPRASGGQDPRRLGLSPGALGRVLELTASPDGQTLAVATHDGRLLVIGVPETPALPEDEPEDGPEDEPGGEPEEAAGEGEAEETEGPEEETRETEGAGEAGEAGETRQTEGAGDGAVSAEGEVRELIRSVNGPVRDLAFSPDSAWLTWAHPGIGRSLSQIKIARLTSAEPVILDVTDGRFEDEEPVFTRDGRYLAFLSWRGFDPVYDVHTGDLSFPLGCRPYLVPLSSATRSPFAITPEGRPAAGGLDPADTGGEEGAVLVEAEGLSSRVTPFPVAASKYSSLQPVSGGGLVWLRWPISGALGETFVNPDDTSGKPTLEHFDLAKAKRTELTDDVDWFAPSGDGTRLVVCEDENLRAVPAAESGDSDSTVHVDLRRIVHVADPAAEWRQAFDEAGRIVRDYFWEPGMCGVDWPTVLAQYRPLVERVASPDEFADLLWETLGELGTSHAYVYSARRDEGPPHYQRAQGLLGVNFARTKDRSWQVARVLPGDSSDTKARSPLAGSGVREGAVLTHVGGRPVDPDAGPWPLLAGTGGTSVELTFAEEDGRRRRIAVVPLVDDRPLRYQDWVTRRREVVRELSEGRCGYVHIPDMGGSGWAQFNRDLRMEFSREALIVDVRGNAGGHISELVIEKLSRTIMGWDLTRNAQPVSYTSNAPRGPVVAVADEATSSDGDMITAAFRVLGLGPVVGCRTWGGVVGITGNHRLVDGSRITVPMNAAWFDAYGWDVENHGVAPDIETLRSPVDWAEGRPAVLETAVRVAVDLLEKHPASSPPGYRDIPDRSRPPLPPRTAT